One window of Psychrobacillus sp. FSL H8-0483 genomic DNA carries:
- the msrA gene encoding peptide-methionine (S)-S-oxide reductase MsrA: protein MVKPFDSYEGIEKVESGYTGGHVANPTYEQVCSNATGHYEAVQITFDPEKFSYDRLLDIFWVNIDPTDEQGQFFDRGSSYQTAIFYHSEEQREKAENSKATLDASGKFNVKIATQILPSSEFYAAEEYHQDYYKKNPAHYKRYFVGSGRAAFVEKSRGFQNER from the coding sequence ATGGTAAAACCCTTTGATTCTTATGAAGGAATTGAAAAAGTAGAATCGGGTTATACAGGTGGACATGTTGCTAACCCAACTTATGAACAGGTTTGTTCCAATGCAACAGGCCATTATGAGGCAGTTCAAATTACATTTGATCCAGAGAAGTTTTCATACGATCGTTTGTTAGATATTTTCTGGGTAAATATCGACCCGACAGATGAGCAAGGGCAATTTTTTGACCGTGGTTCATCTTATCAAACTGCCATTTTTTATCATTCAGAAGAACAACGAGAGAAAGCGGAGAATTCAAAAGCTACGTTGGATGCATCAGGGAAATTCAATGTGAAAATAGCAACGCAAATATTACCATCATCTGAATTCTATGCTGCGGAAGAATATCATCAAGATTATTATAAGAAAAATCCTGCACATTATAAAAGATACTTCGTTGGATCAGGAAGAGCTGCATTTGTAGAGAAAAGTAGGGGGTTTCAAAATGAAAGATAA
- a CDS encoding GDSL-type esterase/lipase family protein: MKYLISLLCILFLSGCVSNEMKEVSFSEREAVLFEEYVIPFSFFPRTIELVGLGDSLTQGVGDELKRDGYIGRLQKEILQYKGIEGVVLTNTAKRGRRSDQLLKMLKDGDIDHQIRKASVIVLTIGGNDMMKVVKKDLFDLRVEAFEKELEKFERNYDHILEEIREINSIAPIVLLGIYNPITIVTDEKSEFDQIVSDWNNTIESVAYSDGNACFVPIDKLFISNDNLVYHTDFFHPNSKGYQLINEAVMDSLQDCGLIDVQNRELLF; this comes from the coding sequence ATGAAATATTTAATAAGTCTTTTATGTATTTTGTTTCTTTCCGGTTGTGTATCCAATGAAATGAAAGAAGTTAGTTTTTCAGAAAGAGAAGCGGTCCTTTTCGAAGAGTATGTAATTCCCTTTTCTTTTTTTCCGAGAACAATTGAACTAGTTGGACTTGGAGATTCGTTAACGCAAGGGGTAGGGGACGAATTAAAAAGAGATGGTTATATCGGGCGATTACAAAAAGAAATTTTACAATATAAAGGAATAGAAGGTGTAGTATTAACCAATACTGCAAAAAGAGGTCGGCGAAGCGATCAACTGTTGAAAATGCTTAAAGATGGGGACATAGATCATCAAATTCGAAAGGCCAGCGTCATTGTATTAACAATTGGCGGTAATGATATGATGAAAGTTGTCAAGAAAGATTTGTTTGATTTACGAGTAGAAGCTTTTGAAAAGGAATTGGAGAAGTTTGAACGTAATTATGATCATATATTAGAGGAAATTCGAGAGATTAATAGCATTGCCCCTATTGTTCTTCTTGGTATTTATAATCCTATTACCATTGTGACAGATGAGAAGAGTGAGTTCGATCAAATAGTATCTGATTGGAATAATACCATTGAATCAGTTGCATACAGTGATGGAAATGCTTGTTTTGTTCCAATAGATAAATTGTTTATTTCCAATGATAATTTAGTTTATCATACGGATTTTTTCCATCCAAATAGTAAAGGCTATCAATTGATTAATGAAGCTGTGATGGATTCATTACAAGATTGTGGTTTGATTGATGTGCAAAATAGGGAATTGTTGTTTTGA
- the msrB gene encoding peptide-methionine (R)-S-oxide reductase MsrB — MKDKLTDMQYYVTQQNGTEPPFQNEYDKHFEEGIYVDVVSGKPLFHSKDKYDAGCGWPSFTRPIEEHEVTEHFDDTHGMRRVEVRSKTANSHLGHVFPDGPKEETGLRYCINSASMRFVSKDKLVEEGYEDYVKLF, encoded by the coding sequence ATGAAAGATAAACTAACTGACATGCAATATTATGTCACACAACAAAATGGAACAGAGCCACCATTTCAAAATGAGTATGATAAGCATTTTGAAGAGGGAATTTATGTGGATGTTGTATCTGGTAAACCGTTATTTCATTCAAAGGATAAGTATGATGCAGGCTGTGGTTGGCCGAGCTTTACTAGACCTATTGAAGAACATGAAGTGACAGAGCATTTTGATGATACACACGGAATGAGACGGGTAGAAGTTAGAAGTAAAACAGCGAACTCTCATTTAGGACATGTTTTTCCAGACGGTCCTAAAGAAGAAACTGGCCTTCGATATTGTATCAATTCTGCATCGATGCGTTTTGTATCAAAGGATAAGCTTGTAGAAGAAGGCTATGAAGATTACGTAAAACTATTTTAA
- a CDS encoding methyl-accepting chemotaxis protein encodes MSTTSKTNILNSIRGRVLLIFSVLIVILISMLVLTSGKMFSSQQALEKFINVDIKEQMMVNQLSTEISQLANVEQSYIITGKSNYMTNYRHYKDRIITHFKELQTTYKGRPEELKKIQSINQFFTTYLQYSERVVKMREDQGIEAAQKLVNAGNGKTAMNHMDVQIEAMNALLAEKNAEQIALLKKENSTSLYLFIALTVFSVALTLTFGIYLFNSIKRSTYAINRSILDIAQAGGDLTRRVKVRSKDEFAEIAVSTNVLIASIADLVKRVSVLTENVTASGQELMASSDETAVTIQSIADSTNEIAAGSEQTMRSMTVAIQKMNSLEEATRYLNNDAQAVKEATDHMIEAARKGGESVQHSSNVMMSIEETMANTTQTVEALGTKSYEITSIIKTITTIAEQTNLLALNAAIEAARAGEHGRGFAVVADEVRKLAEQSQNAAKEVTGIVTSIQTEVTSIVKQNHEGVENVIKGVEVANETNASLEQIVKQTNETIAIIDKMVKQIGDTLGFSQEVAASFIEVTQIAENTASNTETSAAAAQQGSAAMQEINASAVELSNQADELRKVVNEFKL; translated from the coding sequence ATGTCCACAACATCCAAAACGAATATTTTGAACTCCATTCGTGGACGAGTTCTCTTAATTTTTTCAGTACTTATTGTTATTTTAATTTCAATGCTAGTATTAACTTCTGGAAAGATGTTTTCTTCCCAGCAAGCATTGGAAAAGTTCATAAATGTCGATATTAAAGAACAAATGATGGTCAATCAATTATCAACAGAAATCTCACAACTTGCAAATGTTGAACAGAGTTATATCATAACAGGTAAATCAAATTATATGACAAATTACAGACATTATAAAGATAGAATCATAACCCACTTTAAAGAATTACAAACTACTTATAAAGGTCGCCCGGAAGAATTAAAAAAAATTCAATCTATCAATCAGTTTTTTACCACTTATCTTCAGTACTCTGAACGTGTTGTTAAAATGCGTGAAGATCAGGGAATAGAAGCTGCTCAAAAATTAGTAAATGCAGGAAATGGTAAAACCGCAATGAACCATATGGATGTCCAGATTGAAGCAATGAATGCACTATTAGCGGAAAAGAATGCAGAGCAAATTGCATTGTTAAAGAAAGAAAATAGCACCTCATTGTACTTATTTATTGCCCTAACTGTATTCTCCGTAGCATTAACATTAACTTTTGGAATATACTTATTTAATTCCATTAAACGAAGTACTTACGCAATCAATCGCTCTATATTAGACATTGCACAAGCAGGCGGAGATTTAACTAGACGAGTGAAAGTTCGATCTAAAGATGAATTCGCTGAGATTGCAGTCAGTACAAACGTTTTAATCGCCTCAATTGCTGACTTAGTGAAACGAGTAAGTGTACTAACTGAAAACGTAACTGCAAGTGGACAGGAGCTTATGGCTTCTTCAGATGAAACAGCAGTAACAATCCAGTCCATAGCAGACTCTACAAATGAAATTGCTGCTGGTAGTGAACAAACTATGCGAAGTATGACAGTTGCTATTCAAAAAATGAACTCACTGGAAGAAGCAACCAGATATTTAAATAATGACGCACAGGCAGTTAAAGAGGCAACAGACCACATGATAGAAGCTGCTCGAAAAGGTGGAGAATCTGTTCAGCACTCATCAAACGTAATGATGAGCATTGAGGAAACAATGGCAAACACGACCCAAACGGTAGAAGCATTAGGAACTAAATCGTATGAAATTACTTCCATTATTAAAACTATTACTACAATTGCTGAACAAACAAACCTTTTAGCATTAAACGCAGCAATTGAAGCTGCTCGTGCTGGAGAACATGGGAGAGGTTTTGCAGTAGTCGCAGACGAGGTTAGAAAGCTTGCGGAACAATCACAAAATGCTGCGAAAGAAGTTACAGGCATCGTCACTTCTATTCAAACAGAAGTTACATCCATCGTGAAGCAAAATCATGAAGGCGTAGAAAATGTGATTAAAGGTGTTGAAGTCGCGAACGAAACAAACGCTTCGCTCGAGCAAATTGTGAAACAAACCAATGAAACAATTGCGATTATTGATAAAATGGTGAAACAAATTGGAGATACTCTCGGCTTTAGTCAAGAAGTTGCTGCATCTTTCATTGAAGTAACACAAATTGCAGAAAACACTGCTTCGAACACGGAAACTTCCGCAGCTGCAGCCCAACAAGGTTCCGCTGCAATGCAAGAAATTAATGCATCAGCTGTTGAACTTTCTAATCAAGCTGATGAACTTAGAAAAGTAGTGAATGAGTTTAAATTGTAA
- a CDS encoding YpmS family protein, with protein sequence MNKWKIAFFLLILILIGSASALVYWITAPSESVKVEPMKANPTGNVLTVNATKEDFQGIANTFIEKAMDDKPLPLQLLVDDQIVLTSELTIFSLTLPVKMYFEPFVEEDGNIRLEQSSLEVGQLQLPPETVLKLLKDSIDLPPWMIVMPEEEQVLIQLANIPMTSGFRVRAKELNLVEDRIILEIIIPSK encoded by the coding sequence ATGAATAAGTGGAAGATTGCATTCTTTTTATTAATATTAATACTTATCGGAAGCGCAAGTGCGCTCGTTTACTGGATAACAGCTCCATCTGAATCGGTGAAAGTCGAACCTATGAAGGCTAATCCAACAGGTAATGTGTTGACAGTAAATGCTACAAAAGAAGATTTTCAAGGAATTGCAAATACATTTATTGAAAAAGCTATGGATGATAAACCACTTCCACTGCAATTATTAGTAGATGACCAAATAGTGTTAACATCGGAGTTAACCATCTTCTCGTTAACTTTACCAGTCAAAATGTATTTTGAGCCTTTTGTTGAAGAAGACGGGAATATTCGGTTGGAGCAATCTTCCCTTGAAGTAGGTCAATTACAACTTCCTCCTGAAACAGTGTTAAAGTTATTAAAGGATTCGATTGACTTACCTCCATGGATGATTGTAATGCCAGAAGAAGAACAAGTCCTGATCCAATTAGCGAATATACCAATGACTTCTGGATTTCGTGTTCGAGCTAAAGAGTTGAATTTAGTGGAAGATAGAATAATATTAGAGATAATCATACCATCAAAGTGA